The Balneola sp. MJW-20 genome window below encodes:
- a CDS encoding ABC transporter permease, translating to MWRTLVREFLSDLNKQKLRSFLTLTAIAWGTLSVVLLLAFGRGLGTSMMRGMLGAGNQVMIVYGGQTSMTYEGLDIGRQVRFTEEDLKLVERSVQGIQYASPQYGRYGAQLKRNDFTTNTYMEGVDPDFEIMRTMYPAAGGRFINERDVDEMRRVLFLGDEIAVRIFGEEDPVGQQVMLDNTPFTVIGVMKPKMQTSMNNGPDADRAIIPYTTFRNMYGNRTLRSMLIRPGDPSLQESIKTDLVNLMASKYKFDPSDEQAMPMWDFIEQEEMSRKVSTGLEIFLFVVGFFTLMIAGVGVANIMFVVVKERTREIGVKMAVGARKVHIVTQFIFESLFISFLGGLIGIGISTGIVYGVRALNLQGGASDFLGHPEISHIAVAVTIGVLGAIGLLAGIFPAIKASRVDPVESLRYE from the coding sequence ATGTGGCGAACACTCGTAAGAGAATTTTTATCCGACCTGAATAAGCAAAAGCTAAGGTCTTTCCTGACCCTCACAGCCATTGCCTGGGGAACACTTTCAGTTGTACTGCTACTTGCTTTTGGAAGAGGGCTGGGAACCAGTATGATGAGAGGAATGCTTGGAGCCGGTAACCAGGTAATGATAGTATATGGCGGTCAGACCAGCATGACCTATGAGGGACTGGACATCGGGCGGCAGGTACGCTTTACCGAAGAGGATCTCAAGCTGGTTGAGAGATCGGTTCAGGGAATTCAGTATGCCAGTCCGCAGTACGGGAGATACGGTGCACAGCTGAAACGAAATGACTTTACAACGAATACTTATATGGAAGGCGTGGATCCTGACTTTGAGATCATGCGTACCATGTACCCGGCAGCAGGAGGACGTTTCATCAATGAAAGAGATGTAGATGAAATGAGACGGGTTTTATTTCTTGGCGATGAGATCGCAGTCAGAATATTTGGCGAGGAGGATCCTGTTGGCCAGCAGGTGATGCTGGATAACACCCCATTTACTGTAATTGGTGTAATGAAGCCTAAGATGCAGACCTCGATGAACAACGGCCCGGACGCTGACCGTGCGATCATTCCCTACACCACTTTCAGAAATATGTACGGAAACCGAACCTTGCGTTCTATGCTGATCAGACCGGGCGATCCAAGTCTTCAGGAAAGCATAAAAACTGATCTTGTAAATCTTATGGCCAGTAAATATAAGTTCGACCCTTCCGACGAGCAGGCAATGCCTATGTGGGATTTCATTGAGCAGGAGGAGATGAGTCGCAAGGTGTCCACCGGACTTGAGATCTTTTTATTTGTTGTCGGCTTCTTCACCCTGATGATCGCCGGTGTGGGTGTGGCCAATATCATGTTCGTCGTGGTAAAAGAAAGAACCCGTGAGATCGGAGTAAAGATGGCAGTAGGTGCCCGTAAAGTGCATATTGTCACACAATTTATTTTTGAGTCCCTGTTCATCTCATTCCTTGGCGGACTGATCGGTATCGGGATCTCCACCGGAATTGTATATGGGGTGAGGGCCTTGAACCTACAGGGCGGAGCCAGTGATTTTCTGGGTCATCCGGAGATCTCACATATTGCCGTCGCCGTCACCATAGGAGTACTGGGGGCTATAGGATTACTTGCCGGTATATTTCCGGCCATTAAAGCCTCCCGAGTCGATCCGGTAGAGTCTCTCAGATACGAGTGA
- a CDS encoding ABC transporter permease, with protein sequence MSFFSLFKELFQNLNQQRLRSFLTIFGIMWGTATLILLLAFGTGFRDQQVLNMRGMGDQLAIMFPGRTTMPFDGYGIGRPIRYKEADAKLIADQVSDIDVATPEYMRSLEITYKEKKRNSSVGGVYPVYQELRNTFEQKGGRWLNERDQEERRRVIFLGNRLAENLFGEEDPLGKTVMVANTPFKVIGVMQEKIQNSSYNQQDRDRSFIPASTFSVMMGTDQINNILYVPSDPAIAPAVMDQVYEVMARRHRFDPKDRDAIGIWDTNEFWAFINTIFLGINGFLGMIGFFTLAVGGIGVANIMFVVVQERMKEIGIRRSVGAKGYHIMGQFFLEAFVIVGLGASMGYVIGYGLIQAMQNIPIEEFVGTPYFSPQVGLIALGVLGFVGFAAGLLPAWRASKLNVVECLRQ encoded by the coding sequence ATGTCATTTTTCTCACTTTTTAAGGAACTCTTTCAAAACCTGAACCAGCAGAGATTGCGCAGCTTCCTCACGATCTTCGGGATCATGTGGGGAACTGCCACCCTCATCCTGCTGCTTGCATTCGGAACCGGATTCAGAGATCAGCAGGTATTAAATATGAGAGGTATGGGAGACCAGCTGGCGATCATGTTCCCTGGTCGTACTACTATGCCATTCGACGGGTATGGAATCGGAAGGCCTATCAGGTATAAGGAGGCAGATGCAAAACTGATTGCAGATCAGGTAAGCGACATCGATGTTGCTACTCCCGAATATATGCGAAGCCTCGAGATCACTTATAAAGAGAAGAAGAGAAATTCATCAGTTGGCGGTGTATATCCAGTATACCAGGAACTCCGAAATACTTTTGAACAAAAAGGCGGAAGATGGCTAAATGAAAGAGATCAGGAAGAACGAAGAAGAGTGATCTTTCTGGGTAATCGCCTGGCAGAAAATCTGTTCGGTGAAGAAGATCCACTAGGTAAGACCGTGATGGTTGCTAATACTCCGTTCAAGGTGATCGGGGTGATGCAAGAAAAGATACAGAACTCGTCTTATAACCAGCAGGACCGCGACCGTTCATTTATTCCTGCATCCACCTTTTCGGTCATGATGGGAACCGACCAGATCAATAATATTCTATATGTACCCAGCGATCCGGCAATTGCTCCGGCCGTTATGGACCAGGTCTATGAGGTCATGGCCCGCAGGCACCGCTTCGACCCAAAAGACAGGGATGCAATAGGAATATGGGACACCAACGAGTTTTGGGCCTTTATTAATACCATATTTCTGGGAATAAACGGTTTTCTGGGAATGATAGGGTTTTTTACCCTGGCTGTTGGCGGTATAGGTGTGGCAAATATAATGTTCGTGGTAGTGCAGGAGCGAATGAAGGAAATTGGGATCCGCCGCTCTGTTGGAGCCAAGGGCTATCATATCATGGGACAATTCTTCCTTGAAGCCTTTGTGATCGTAGGCCTGGGAGCTTCTATGGGCTATGTGATCGGCTATGGCCTTATTCAGGCAATGCAAAACATTCCTATCGAAGAGTTTGTGGGCACCCCTTATTTCTCTCCACAGGTCGGCTTGATAGCTCTGGGCGTATTAGGATTTGTAGGTTTTGCTGCCGGACTACTCCCGGCATGGAGAGCATCAAAATTGAATGTAGTTGAATGCCTAAGGCAATAA
- a CDS encoding efflux RND transporter periplasmic adaptor subunit, which produces MAKKKGKKLLWSAILVMVLFGGGSIYYISSNENESEATEDPYVTAEMGTIVEKALAVGTIEPENEIAVKSQLSGVVSAIYAEAGDYVRKGDPLIEVSPDPTPLELAEAKRNLERIKIEENNLTKELSRMEQLLSKKLVSQQEYDQLNQRHGDVEVRLQIANERLQLLESGRIKMGDVVIESVIRAPIDGYILEELVNVGEPVVPLTSYQEGTPLMTIAEMDNLLFKGTVDEIDIGKIEIGMPVELKVGALPKDVVRGRVSHISLKAIDQENATVFPIEIAITETNGATLRAGYSANADIIIEKMENTLTIPERVITMRDGKAFIEVPGNEPGSRVEKEIEVGMSDAITVAVTEGLEDGEKVLEKPVKELTVR; this is translated from the coding sequence ATGGCAAAAAAGAAGGGAAAAAAACTACTGTGGTCCGCAATTCTGGTCATGGTACTGTTCGGCGGCGGAAGCATTTATTATATCTCCAGTAATGAAAATGAAAGTGAAGCAACAGAAGACCCATATGTAACCGCTGAAATGGGCACAATCGTTGAAAAAGCCTTGGCTGTCGGAACTATTGAACCTGAAAATGAGATCGCAGTCAAATCACAACTATCCGGTGTTGTTAGCGCAATATATGCTGAAGCCGGTGATTATGTAAGAAAGGGAGACCCGCTTATCGAAGTCAGCCCTGATCCAACCCCACTGGAACTTGCAGAAGCCAAAAGAAACCTCGAGCGTATTAAAATTGAGGAAAATAATCTGACAAAGGAACTGAGCCGAATGGAACAGCTGCTGTCCAAAAAACTGGTTTCTCAACAGGAATACGATCAGCTCAATCAGCGTCATGGTGATGTAGAAGTCCGTCTCCAGATCGCAAATGAGCGCCTGCAGTTACTCGAATCAGGCCGCATCAAAATGGGTGATGTAGTTATTGAGTCTGTTATCAGAGCCCCTATTGATGGCTATATTCTTGAAGAACTGGTAAATGTGGGTGAGCCGGTCGTACCGCTTACCTCATATCAGGAAGGAACTCCGCTGATGACCATCGCTGAGATGGATAACCTGCTGTTTAAGGGAACTGTGGATGAAATCGATATCGGTAAGATAGAAATCGGAATGCCAGTTGAATTAAAAGTAGGAGCGCTTCCTAAAGATGTAGTCCGCGGAAGAGTATCACATATCTCCCTAAAAGCGATCGATCAGGAAAATGCTACTGTGTTTCCGATTGAGATAGCTATCACAGAAACTAACGGTGCAACACTTCGTGCAGGCTACTCTGCAAACGCAGACATTATCATTGAGAAAATGGAAAATACTCTGACCATTCCTGAGAGAGTCATAACCATGAGAGATGGAAAGGCATTTATTGAAGTGCCGGGTAATGAGCCGGGTTCACGTGTAGAAAAAGAGATCGAAGTCGGAATGAGCGATGCAATTACGGTCGCCGTTACCGAAGGACTGGAAGACGGTGAGAAAGTGCTGGAAAAGCCAGTTAAAGAACTCACAGTACGCTAA
- a CDS encoding class I SAM-dependent methyltransferase, producing the protein MLKEFWDNRYNEDQFAYGKQPNRFLKDQLEKITDTGKILLPLEGEGRNAVYAALMGWDVIAFDQSVSGKEKAKKLADEYGVRIDYQVMDAEQFACEEGEFDLIALIYAHMPRSLRRNFHRKVSGCLKKGGKLILEAFSKEQLGRDSGGPRSVKALYSAKDLNEDLSGLNILFSEEQEVVLDEGLYHQGSACVVRLIAEKV; encoded by the coding sequence ATGCTTAAAGAGTTCTGGGATAACCGTTACAATGAAGACCAGTTTGCCTATGGAAAGCAACCGAATCGGTTTCTTAAAGATCAGCTCGAAAAGATTACGGATACCGGGAAGATCTTGCTACCGCTGGAAGGAGAAGGGAGAAATGCTGTTTATGCAGCATTAATGGGCTGGGATGTTATAGCATTCGATCAATCTGTTTCAGGCAAAGAGAAAGCAAAGAAGCTCGCTGATGAATACGGTGTCAGAATAGACTACCAGGTTATGGATGCTGAGCAATTTGCATGTGAGGAAGGAGAATTTGATCTGATAGCGCTTATCTACGCACATATGCCCAGAAGCCTTCGGAGAAATTTCCACCGGAAGGTCTCGGGATGCCTTAAAAAGGGAGGTAAATTGATTCTGGAAGCATTCAGTAAAGAACAATTGGGCCGTGACTCTGGCGGTCCCAGGTCTGTTAAAGCCCTTTACTCAGCAAAAGATCTGAATGAAGATCTGAGCGGACTAAATATCCTGTTTTCAGAGGAACAGGAAGTTGTTCTTGATGAGGGGCTATATCATCAGGGATCAGCATGTGTTGTGAGATTGATCGCAGAAAAGGTATAG
- the secG gene encoding preprotein translocase subunit SecG gives MLLYNIIIVLITLICILLTLVILLQNGQGSGLTGIAASGMMGNSGLGARRTADLLSKATSILGTVFLVLCILANFAIDNSGPSRSILQDGGAVNAPIENPAETPSAVPQQQQQAPTLPPVEGSNDEGGDN, from the coding sequence ATGTTGTTATACAATATAATAATAGTTCTCATTACGCTCATTTGCATACTGCTGACGCTGGTAATTCTGCTTCAGAACGGACAGGGTTCCGGACTGACAGGCATTGCAGCAAGCGGAATGATGGGTAATTCAGGCCTGGGTGCCCGCAGAACTGCTGACCTGCTGTCAAAAGCTACTTCAATTCTGGGCACTGTATTTCTGGTACTATGTATCCTGGCTAACTTTGCCATTGATAACAGCGGACCGAGTCGTAGTATTCTTCAGGACGGCGGAGCTGTAAACGCTCCTATTGAAAATCCTGCTGAAACACCTTCTGCAGTTCCTCAGCAACAACAGCAGGCTCCAACCTTACCACCGGTTGAAGGAAGCAATGATGAGGGCGGCGATAACTGA
- a CDS encoding mechanosensitive ion channel family protein, which produces MQQFRDSVIEYIRNSPDFTLQLAETVGVLIFLWLIRFITLRIVQKKMKDKKAIYKWRKNISYVTTFLAVIAVGQIWLSSIGSIATFLGLLSAGLAIALKDPITDLAAWLFIIWRRPFDVGDRIQLGNEAKGDVIDIRPFKFTLLEIGNWVDADQSTGRVIHVPNHKVFSSDLANYTSDFEFIWNEISVLVTFESNWRDAKKILQEIVDDQIKDFVEHAKEQVKRAEKSYLIQYRYLTPIVYTNVKDSGISLTIRYLSDPRTRRATSQGIWEAVLDAFHERNDIDFAYPTIRYYSNPQEGKEGTTPNRHPEV; this is translated from the coding sequence ATGCAACAATTTCGGGACTCTGTGATCGAGTACATCCGTAATTCTCCGGATTTCACTCTGCAGCTTGCAGAGACAGTGGGAGTACTGATTTTTCTGTGGCTAATACGATTTATTACACTGCGTATTGTCCAAAAGAAAATGAAGGACAAAAAAGCCATATATAAATGGCGGAAGAATATCTCCTATGTTACCACTTTTCTCGCCGTTATAGCCGTAGGGCAGATCTGGCTCTCAAGTATTGGATCTATTGCAACTTTCCTGGGGTTACTTTCTGCAGGATTAGCCATTGCGTTAAAAGACCCGATTACTGATCTCGCAGCCTGGCTATTTATCATCTGGCGCAGACCCTTTGATGTGGGAGACCGAATTCAGCTGGGCAATGAGGCAAAAGGAGATGTGATTGATATTCGGCCTTTTAAATTTACGCTACTGGAGATTGGAAACTGGGTGGATGCTGACCAGAGTACAGGAAGGGTAATACATGTCCCTAATCATAAGGTCTTCTCTTCAGATCTGGCTAATTATACCAGTGATTTTGAGTTCATATGGAACGAGATCTCTGTGCTGGTAACTTTTGAGAGTAACTGGAGAGATGCGAAGAAGATCCTTCAGGAAATTGTGGATGATCAGATCAAAGATTTTGTAGAGCATGCTAAAGAGCAGGTGAAAAGAGCGGAAAAGTCATACCTGATCCAATATCGCTATCTTACGCCTATCGTATACACCAATGTGAAAGACAGTGGTATCAGCCTAACCATCCGTTATCTGTCCGATCCCCGAACTCGAAGAGCAACGTCACAGGGCATATGGGAAGCAGTCCTGGATGCTTTTCATGAGCGTAATGATATTGATTTTGCTTATCCTACGATCCGATATTACAGCAATCCACAGGAAGGAAAAGAAGGGACCACTCCTAATCGTCATCCCGAAGTTTAG
- a CDS encoding SOS response-associated peptidase: MNRFALYAEREEIEDQFNAKGDSPTLFKKRYNILKGQTITVIIKSGKQNKVVSANWGLSLNEGTAPQASLRIEEITEEGPAWDLLKDQVCIIPINGFYQWKEQLKDDPYPFFIRLITEEVTGVAGILKKEITESGAERLTCVALTMRSNPLISPLSDQMPVLLKQNESLNWLAGNAREMVKKGFDGSRFLTDMTVFRVPELVNDPSQDSPELIQPIPKLRDDD; this comes from the coding sequence ATGAACCGTTTTGCACTCTATGCTGAAAGAGAGGAAATAGAAGACCAATTCAATGCTAAGGGAGATTCCCCGACACTTTTTAAAAAACGATATAATATTCTGAAAGGTCAGACCATTACCGTGATCATTAAATCGGGGAAACAGAATAAGGTAGTCAGTGCAAACTGGGGCTTAAGTCTGAATGAGGGAACAGCCCCACAGGCCTCACTCCGTATTGAAGAAATAACTGAAGAGGGCCCGGCATGGGATCTCTTAAAAGACCAGGTATGCATAATACCGATTAATGGTTTTTATCAATGGAAAGAGCAACTCAAAGATGACCCGTACCCGTTCTTCATTCGATTAATCACAGAAGAAGTGACCGGTGTTGCGGGAATATTGAAAAAAGAGATCACTGAATCCGGTGCAGAAAGACTTACCTGTGTCGCTTTAACGATGAGATCTAATCCGTTAATAAGTCCATTAAGTGACCAAATGCCCGTTTTATTGAAGCAGAATGAATCTTTGAATTGGCTGGCGGGTAATGCGCGGGAAATGGTGAAAAAGGGGTTTGACGGGTCCAGATTTCTGACCGACATGACCGTATTCAGAGTACCGGAATTGGTAAATGATCCCTCACAAGATTCCCCGGAACTGATCCAGCCGATCCCTAAACTTCGGGATGACGATTAG
- a CDS encoding lysostaphin resistance A-like protein: MINPFYNDEEKRSRSLIRLTVFFIIGMLLTFIPSLIPVTWIDYLFKFLLVVGFYRFSILFTDRRKWKEGGLVFNKVWFKDFLYGSGIAFVVMLLIFLTEYFTGGLRVIGYGWNVKISEFWALPVLIIFIQMISVGFYEEIILRGYILRNMHEGLQSGKTNNSISIIAAVVLSSSLFSVLHYLNPNATTLALINIFAAGVMLAIPFILSGSLGLSVGIHFSWNFFMSAVFGFNVSGLNVRNSVIRIEQLGPDVWTGGGFGPEGGLIGLAGIILVLGLTLLLIHRRTGQIVLEESFRLLFCEKKKLRTSSDELA; this comes from the coding sequence ATGATAAATCCATTTTACAATGACGAGGAAAAACGATCACGTTCGCTGATCAGGTTAACCGTTTTTTTTATCATTGGCATGTTACTGACCTTTATTCCTTCACTGATCCCAGTGACCTGGATTGATTACCTGTTCAAGTTTCTGCTGGTCGTTGGGTTCTATCGCTTCAGTATTCTGTTCACCGACCGAAGGAAATGGAAAGAAGGCGGACTTGTATTTAATAAAGTATGGTTTAAGGATTTTCTTTATGGCAGCGGCATCGCTTTTGTTGTGATGCTTCTGATATTTCTGACCGAGTATTTTACGGGTGGATTGAGAGTGATCGGGTATGGATGGAATGTGAAGATCTCCGAATTCTGGGCACTCCCGGTGTTGATCATATTTATACAGATGATTAGTGTGGGTTTTTATGAAGAGATCATCTTGAGAGGTTATATTCTCAGAAATATGCACGAGGGACTGCAATCGGGCAAAACAAATAACAGTATCTCAATCATTGCAGCTGTAGTTCTGAGTTCTTCTCTGTTCAGCGTTCTTCATTATTTAAACCCAAATGCAACTACGCTCGCACTGATCAATATATTTGCAGCAGGAGTGATGCTGGCAATTCCTTTTATTCTAAGCGGAAGTCTGGGATTATCTGTGGGCATCCATTTTTCATGGAATTTCTTTATGAGTGCAGTATTTGGGTTCAATGTAAGCGGACTGAATGTCCGTAACTCTGTTATCAGGATTGAACAGCTCGGACCGGATGTCTGGACAGGTGGTGGATTTGGTCCTGAAGGAGGGTTGATCGGACTTGCAGGTATAATATTGGTTTTGGGATTAACTCTGTTACTGATCCATCGAAGAACTGGACAGATCGTCCTTGAGGAGAGCTTCAGGCTGTTATTTTGTGAAAAAAAGAAATTACGCACATCATCAGATGAGCTTGCCTGA